The Malus domestica chromosome 06, GDT2T_hap1 genome has a segment encoding these proteins:
- the LOC103437875 gene encoding flavonoid 3'-monooxygenase, protein MFVLIFFTVVLAFFLYRLFAPGGSRHAQPLPPGPKPWPVVGNLPHLGPVPHHSLAALARQYGPLMHLRLGFVDVVVAASASVASQFLKTHDANFSSRPPNSGAKHLAYNYQDLVFAPYGPRWRMLRKISSVHLFSGKALDDLKHVRQEEVGVLAHGLASAGSKPVNLGQLLNVCTVNALGRVMVGRRLFGDGGGREDQKADEFKSMVVEMMVLAGVFNIGDFIPALEWLDLQGVAGKMKKLHKRFDAFLTAIVEDHKRSGEGKHVDMLTTLLSLTDDADGEGAKLTDTEIKALLLNMFTAGTDTSSSTVEWAIAELLRHPKILAQLQQELDQVAGRDRLITESDLPNLTYLQAVIKETFRLHPSTPLSLPRMASESCEINGFHIPKGATLLVNVWAISRDPAQWSEPLEFRPERFLPGGEKPNVDVKGNDFEVIPFGAGRRICAGMTLGLRMVSLMTATLVHGFDWTLADGLTPEKLNMDEAYGLTLQRAAPLMVHPRNRLAPHAYNASSP, encoded by the exons ATGTTTGTTCTCATATTCTTCACCGTTGTCTTGGCCTTCTTCTTATACAGGCTCTTCGCCCCCGGCGGGAGCCGCCACGCTCAGCCCCTTCCACCAGGGCCGAAACCCTGGCCTGTCGTGGGAAACTTGCCCCACTTAGGCCCCGTTCCCCATCACTCTCTGGCGGCGTTGGCCCGTCAGTATGGACCCCTTATGCACCTCCGCTTGGGGTTCGTTGACGTGGTTGTTGCAGCCTCTGCTTCGGTGGCGTCACAGTTCTTGAAGACCCACGACGCCAATTTCTCTAGCAGACCACCCAACTCCGGCGCCAAGCATCTCGCTTATAACTACCAGGATTTGGTGTTCGCGCCGTACGGTCCACGATGGCGGATGTTACGGAAGATCAGCTCCGTCCATTTGTTCTCCGGCAAGGCTCTCGATGATCTTAAACATGTTCGCCAG GAGGAAGTAGGTGTGCTGGCACATGGATTAGCAAGTGCAGGGTCAAAGCCAGTGAACTTAGGGCAGCTACTGAACGTGTGCACAGTCAACGCCCTAGGGCGGGTGATGGTAGGGCGGAGGCTCTTCGGAGACGGCGGCGGGCGCGAAGACCAGAAGGCCGACGAGTTCAAATCCATGGTGGTGGAGATGATGGTGTTGGCTGGCGTTTTCAACATCGGCGACTTCATCCCGGCCCTCGAGTGGCTGGACTTGCAGGGGGTGGCGGGAAAGATGAAGAAGCTGCACAAGAGGTTCGATGCCTTCTTGACCGCCATTGTTGAAGACCACAAGAGGAGCGGCGAAGGGAAGCACGTGGACATGCTGACGACGTTGCTGTCGCTCACGGATGATGCTGACGGTGAGGGCGCCAAGCTCACGGACACTGAGATTAAAGCTTTGCTTTTG AACATGTTCACAGCTGGCACTGACACGTCATCAAGCACGGTGGAATGGGCCATAGCAGAACTCCTTCGCCACCCCAAGATTCTAGCCCAACTCCAACAAGAGCTGGACCAAGTAGCGGGGCGGGATCGGCTCATAACCGAGTCGGACCTGCCTAACTTGACCTACCTCCAAGCAGTAATCAAGGAAACCTTTCGGCTACACCCGTCAACCCCGCTCTCCCTGCCTCGAATGGCGTCCGAGAGTTGCGAAATCAACGGGTTCCACATCCCCAAGGGTGCCACTCTTCTGGTCAACGTATGGGCCATATCTCGCGACCCGGCCCAATGGTCCGAACCGCTTGAGTTTAGACCCGAGCGGTTCTTGCCGGGTGGAGAGAAGCCCAATGTGGACGTCAAGGGTAATGATTTCGAGGTTATACCGTTTGGGGCCGGGCGGAGAATATGCGCCGGGATGACCCTTGGGCTGCGTATGGTGTCTCTAATGACCGCGACCCTGGTCCATGGTTTTGATTGGACCTTGGCTGATGGGCTCACACCTGAGAAATTGAACATGGACGAGGCTTATGGGCTCACACTACAAAGAGCCGCACCATTAATGGTGCACCCACGTAACAGGCTAGCCCCTCATGCATATAATGCGTcatcaccttga
- the LOC103437876 gene encoding protein CANDIDATE G-PROTEIN COUPLED RECEPTOR 2-like encodes MATNLREHFNKPVNSPIPSHPATIGGQDQSLSVVISPECHGFWYDAVLVVPAVVFVVYLAFQAKKNVIKLSNGRSYIMISYYALLWVASLLNLAWCALQAWQCSGGKEVAWNVLSLFTGSAMLGLEISLVGFLLQEDYASGVEALAHTFLVSGIVVGVDILLKVIYVFGFGVPLFTVGIGSTYGVKWGLWLIHKLLLTAVYGFILFVHFSKWREKLPPRPAFYNYIVIMFVLSALASFGCGLAGIGAGFGIWLYNLTDICYHTLYLPFLYVIFLADFFQEESFLLENAYYSEMKDAGFFDADWD; translated from the exons ATGGCGACGAACCTTCGAGAACACTTCAACAAGCCGGTCAACTCGCCGATCCCGAGCCACCCAGCTACAATCGGCGGTCAAGATCAGAGCTTGTCCGTCGTCATCTCGCCGGAGTGCCATGGATTCTGGTACGACGCCGTTCTAGTGGTTCCCGCAGTCGTTTTCGTGGTGTACTTGGCGTTTCAAGCCAAGAAGAACGTCATCAAGCTCTCCAATGGAAGATCATACATCATGATATCCTATTATGCCCTACTCTGGGTCGCCAGCCTTCTCAACCTCGCCTGGTGCGCTCTTCAG GCATGGCAGTGCTCAGGTGGGAAGGAGGTTGCTTGGAATGTGTTGTCATTGTTTACGGGTTCTGCAATGCTGGGATTGGAGATTAGCTTGGTGGGTTTCTTGCTCCAAGAGGATTATGCAagtggggttgaagctttagcTCATACTTTCTTGGTCTCTGGGATTGTTGTTGGTGTAGACATACTGCTTAAG GTCATCTATGTATTCGGGTTTGGGGTACCGCTGTTCACTGTTGGCATTGGAAGTACATATGGAGTGAAATGGGGCTTGTGGCTCATCCACAAATTATTGCTTACTGCAGTTTATGGCTTCATATTGTTTGTGCATTTCTCAAAGTGGAGAGAGAAGTTACCTC CTAGACCAGCATTCTACAACTACATCGTCATAATGTTTGTACTAAGTGCTTTGGCATCATTTGGTTGCGGGCTTGCTGGAATTGGAGCTGGTTTTGGAATCTG GTTGTACAATTTGACGGACATATGCTATCACACTCTTTATCTTCCGTTTCTGTACGTGATTTTTCTAGCGGATTTTTTCCAG GAAGAAAGTTTTCTCCTGGAGAATGCGTATTACTCAGAGATGAAGGATGCTGGGTTCTTTGATGCCGATTGGGATTAG